The proteins below come from a single Crateriforma spongiae genomic window:
- a CDS encoding peptidylprolyl isomerase — MKVATFETDKGTIKIELFADKTPKTVKNFEDLCAKNFYDGLTFHRVIPNFMIQGGCPQGTGTGGPGYQFEDEFHPELKHDGPGVLSMANAGPNTNGSQFFITHEAQPHLDNRHSVFGKVIEGQDVVDAIEQGDKMTKVSVSDEG; from the coding sequence ATGAAAGTTGCCACCTTCGAAACCGATAAAGGCACCATCAAGATCGAATTGTTCGCCGACAAGACTCCCAAGACGGTGAAGAATTTCGAGGACTTGTGTGCCAAGAACTTCTACGACGGTCTGACGTTTCACCGCGTGATTCCGAACTTCATGATCCAAGGCGGGTGTCCCCAAGGCACCGGCACGGGCGGACCCGGCTATCAATTCGAAGACGAATTTCATCCTGAATTGAAGCACGACGGACCCGGCGTTTTGTCGATGGCCAATGCGGGTCCCAACACCAACGGATCGCAGTTCTTCATCACCCACGAAGCCCAACCGCACTTGGACAATCGTCACAGCGTGTTCGGCAAGGTCATCGAAGGCCAAGACGTCGTCGATGCCATCGAACAGGGTGACAAGATGACCAAGGTCAGCGTGTCTGACGAAGGCTGA
- a CDS encoding ABC transporter permease: protein MTGLFLLSDATSTAPTLDWWQVAIAALLLAVNGLISWWLRLKLERKILIGAVRLCVQLGLLGLILHQIFSLTHLLPVLALASAMTVIAGVSAVGRVTDRFRGIYPTAIFSVWASSWLITAITVLLIVRPQPWFSPAVLIPLLGMVLGNSLTGISLGMDRFLSELNHRRDEIEMRLALGADRYEATQAVMAHATGASMIPILNTMSVAGIVSIPGMMTGQLLAGAPPLQAVAYQITIMFVIASTIALGVITALSLTVRRLTTPWHQIDWHARKSATSARRRSKS from the coding sequence ATGACCGGTTTGTTTTTATTGTCCGATGCAACATCGACGGCACCGACGTTGGACTGGTGGCAGGTCGCGATCGCCGCTTTGCTGTTGGCGGTCAACGGTCTGATTTCTTGGTGGCTGCGTTTGAAACTGGAACGCAAGATCTTGATCGGAGCCGTTCGGCTGTGCGTTCAACTAGGTTTGTTGGGGCTGATCCTTCACCAGATTTTCAGTCTGACTCATCTGTTGCCCGTTTTGGCATTGGCGTCGGCAATGACTGTGATTGCGGGGGTGTCCGCGGTGGGACGAGTCACCGATCGGTTTCGTGGCATCTATCCAACAGCCATCTTTTCGGTTTGGGCCAGCAGTTGGCTGATCACGGCGATCACGGTGTTGCTGATCGTACGACCACAACCATGGTTCAGTCCCGCCGTGTTGATACCGCTGCTGGGCATGGTCCTGGGCAATTCGCTGACGGGCATTTCTTTAGGGATGGACCGATTCCTATCGGAACTGAATCATCGTCGTGATGAAATTGAAATGCGATTGGCATTGGGCGCCGATCGGTATGAGGCGACTCAGGCCGTCATGGCACACGCAACAGGCGCATCAATGATCCCGATCTTGAACACCATGTCGGTTGCCGGAATCGTCAGCATCCCCGGCATGATGACCGGACAATTACTGGCCGGTGCACCACCGCTTCAGGCGGTCGCCTATCAGATCACCATCATGTTCGTGATCGCATCAACAATTGCCTTGGGCGTCATCACCGCACTCAGCCTTACCGTTCGCCGCTTGACCACACCTTGGCATCAAATCGACTGGCACGCACGAAAATCGGCAACATCGGCACGTCGACGGTCCAAGTCTTAA
- a CDS encoding alpha/beta hydrolase family protein, which translates to MLRVPFVALCAMFLGVTAARSFEPNYDEAKVPQYQLPDPLAVSDGAPITSSQQWESVGRPATLKLFQDHVYGVSPDPVQQNVTVRGKVVSRKDDALGGRAIRRDIDVTVSHNNASLTMQMLVYTPASSQGPVPTFLGLNFQGNHSVDPDPAIRIPNSWMRNRKNGTTDGHRATEAGRGVAADRWPIETIVGRGYGLATIYYGDIDPDQDDNFKNGIHGLFADWNASADPLTRWGSIAGWAFGLSRALDFLETDAQVDARNVIVIGHSRLGKTALWAGATDPRFAMVISNDSGCGGAALSRRAFGETVGRINQSFPHWFNDRFQDYNENESALPVDQHQLLALIAPRPLCVASATEDRWADPHGEFLSCVHASPVYRLYGVNGIGLASDSVEMPSPEQPLQNGHISYHLRIGKHDLAEYDWLRYLDFADKHLLKR; encoded by the coding sequence ATGCTACGAGTCCCCTTTGTCGCCCTGTGTGCCATGTTCCTCGGTGTGACCGCGGCCCGGTCGTTTGAACCGAACTATGATGAAGCCAAGGTTCCGCAGTACCAACTGCCGGACCCATTGGCGGTATCCGACGGTGCGCCAATCACGTCGTCGCAGCAATGGGAAAGTGTCGGACGCCCGGCAACGTTGAAGCTTTTCCAAGATCACGTCTATGGCGTGTCACCCGACCCGGTGCAACAAAACGTGACGGTGCGGGGCAAAGTCGTCAGCCGCAAAGATGATGCGTTGGGTGGCCGGGCGATCCGTCGTGACATCGATGTGACGGTGAGTCACAACAACGCATCGCTGACGATGCAAATGCTGGTCTACACCCCGGCATCGTCTCAGGGCCCCGTGCCAACATTCTTGGGTTTGAATTTTCAAGGCAATCATTCGGTGGATCCGGATCCGGCGATTCGTATCCCCAACAGTTGGATGCGTAATCGCAAAAACGGCACGACCGACGGCCACCGTGCAACCGAAGCCGGTCGCGGCGTCGCCGCCGACCGCTGGCCGATCGAAACTATTGTCGGCCGAGGTTACGGCTTGGCGACGATCTATTACGGCGACATCGATCCCGATCAAGACGACAATTTTAAAAACGGCATTCACGGTCTGTTCGCCGATTGGAATGCATCGGCTGATCCGCTAACACGCTGGGGCAGCATCGCCGGATGGGCGTTCGGCCTTAGTCGGGCTTTGGACTTCTTGGAAACCGACGCACAAGTGGATGCCCGAAACGTGATCGTGATCGGGCACTCGCGACTGGGTAAGACCGCGCTTTGGGCCGGGGCGACCGATCCACGTTTTGCGATGGTGATCAGCAATGATTCCGGATGCGGCGGCGCAGCTTTGTCGCGTCGTGCATTCGGTGAAACCGTTGGGCGGATCAATCAGTCGTTTCCGCATTGGTTCAACGATCGCTTTCAAGACTACAACGAAAACGAATCCGCATTGCCGGTGGACCAACATCAATTGCTGGCGTTGATCGCCCCAAGACCATTGTGCGTGGCCAGCGCGACCGAAGACCGCTGGGCGGACCCCCATGGCGAATTTTTGTCCTGCGTCCATGCCAGTCCGGTTTATCGACTTTACGGCGTCAACGGCATCGGCTTGGCCAGCGATTCGGTGGAGATGCCAAGTCCCGAACAACCTTTGCAAAACGGACACATCAGCTATCACCTGCGTATCGGCAAACACGACTTGGCCGAATATGATTGGCTGCGATATCTGGACTTCGCGGACAAGCATCTGTTGAAACGTTAA
- a CDS encoding MBOAT family O-acyltransferase, which produces MGFTRLEFPIFLALVIALVWATRRVTLRNAILLAASYYFYAYWDYRFCGLLILSTVVDFIAARQIDRSQSQGIRRLFLLTSLCVNLGVLGFFKYYNFFIESLAEVWGHWGWGSQTLQIILPVGISFYTFQTLSYTIDVYRRKLRATSNFLNFALYVAFFPQLVAGPIVRAKELLPQLAVRPTFSKRRMYGGFQQLLRGAVKKILIADRMGEAVDVVFAGPDLYSTVTLWIAVVAYAGQIYYDFLGYTDMATGAAKMMGYRFPPNFRHPYLSSNMAQFWRRWHMTLSRWLRDYLYIPLGGNRLGRSRTYVNLMITMTLGGLWHGAAWTFVLWGIWHGLGLAVHRMSTTRIRLSRGVGWGLTTMVVLAGWVLFRSPDLASAMSILGRMSWPTEGIYWFPPLPLLMIGVMVIEHACWAAGWRRPRRLPADRWYSPVVTAILLWSLVLYAPQGFRPFVYFQF; this is translated from the coding sequence GTGGGATTCACGCGACTGGAATTTCCGATCTTTCTGGCATTGGTGATCGCACTGGTCTGGGCGACACGTCGCGTCACACTGCGCAATGCGATTCTGCTTGCGGCCAGCTATTACTTTTATGCCTATTGGGATTATCGGTTCTGTGGCCTTTTGATTTTGTCCACGGTGGTCGACTTCATCGCCGCCCGGCAGATCGATCGTTCCCAATCACAAGGCATACGCCGCTTGTTTCTGTTGACCAGTTTGTGTGTCAACTTGGGGGTGCTGGGGTTTTTCAAATACTACAACTTCTTCATTGAATCACTGGCCGAGGTATGGGGGCACTGGGGATGGGGATCCCAGACGTTGCAGATCATTCTGCCGGTCGGGATTTCGTTCTATACATTTCAAACTCTCAGCTACACGATCGACGTTTATCGGCGAAAGTTGAGGGCGACATCCAATTTTTTGAACTTTGCGTTGTACGTCGCTTTCTTTCCGCAATTAGTCGCCGGGCCGATTGTTCGTGCAAAGGAACTGTTGCCACAGTTGGCGGTGCGTCCGACGTTTTCGAAACGCCGAATGTACGGCGGATTTCAGCAACTGTTGCGCGGCGCAGTGAAAAAGATCTTGATCGCTGATCGGATGGGGGAAGCGGTCGATGTCGTCTTTGCAGGACCGGATCTGTACAGCACGGTGACCCTATGGATCGCCGTCGTGGCGTATGCCGGTCAGATCTATTATGACTTCTTAGGCTACACCGACATGGCGACCGGAGCCGCGAAGATGATGGGATACCGGTTTCCGCCTAACTTTCGACACCCGTACCTGTCGTCAAACATGGCTCAATTTTGGCGACGTTGGCATATGACATTGTCACGTTGGTTGCGGGACTATCTCTACATTCCGCTGGGTGGAAACCGACTGGGACGCAGCCGGACCTATGTGAATTTGATGATCACGATGACATTGGGTGGGTTGTGGCACGGTGCGGCCTGGACATTCGTTTTGTGGGGGATCTGGCATGGTTTGGGACTGGCCGTTCACCGGATGTCCACCACACGAATTCGATTGTCTCGCGGCGTCGGGTGGGGGCTGACCACGATGGTCGTTCTGGCTGGTTGGGTCCTATTCCGCAGTCCCGACTTGGCCAGCGCCATGAGCATCTTGGGACGAATGTCATGGCCGACCGAAGGGATTTACTGGTTCCCACCGTTACCCCTGCTAATGATCGGCGTCATGGTGATTGAGCACGCGTGTTGGGCCGCGGGATGGCGACGTCCGCGAAGGTTGCCGGCGGATCGTTGGTATTCGCCGGTGGTGACGGCGATCTTACTATGGAGTTTGGTTTTGTACGCGCCCCAAGGATTCCGGCCCTTTGTCTATTTCCAGTTCTGA
- a CDS encoding sugar phosphate isomerase/epimerase family protein encodes MNTSTIRGQKLDIRRQIDVTAAAGYDGIEPWIRDLRKYVDDGGDLDSLKRQIDDAGLKVVSAIGFAQWIVNDPEQRAAGLAEARRDMELVRAIGGTHMAAPPVGVHRPKPGDAIPSLKTIAQRYHDLLDVGADVGVIPMLELWGFSPVLGSLGDLAYVSAGAMHPDACVLPDFYHIYKGGNDFAGLGMIEASRMPVFHINDYPDQPGISQIADKDRVFPGDGVCPLVSIIAGLIDRGFCGTFSLELFNPDYWKQDAADVAREGYEKSRKVVAAAVAESKLSKES; translated from the coding sequence CTGAACACCAGTACCATCCGCGGACAAAAACTGGACATTCGCCGACAGATCGACGTCACCGCCGCGGCCGGCTACGACGGAATCGAACCTTGGATTCGTGATCTTCGGAAATACGTCGATGATGGTGGCGATTTGGATTCACTGAAACGTCAGATCGATGACGCGGGGCTGAAGGTCGTCAGCGCGATCGGGTTTGCACAATGGATCGTCAACGATCCCGAACAACGCGCCGCCGGTTTGGCCGAAGCCCGTCGTGACATGGAATTGGTCCGTGCGATTGGCGGGACCCACATGGCGGCACCACCGGTCGGCGTTCATCGTCCCAAACCCGGTGATGCGATCCCCAGCTTGAAAACCATTGCCCAACGGTATCACGATTTGCTGGACGTCGGCGCGGATGTCGGCGTGATCCCGATGCTGGAATTATGGGGTTTCTCGCCTGTCCTGGGATCGCTGGGTGATTTGGCGTATGTGTCGGCCGGCGCGATGCATCCGGACGCGTGTGTGCTGCCCGATTTCTATCACATTTACAAAGGCGGCAATGACTTTGCCGGCCTGGGAATGATCGAAGCGTCTCGGATGCCGGTTTTTCACATCAATGATTATCCCGACCAACCGGGTATCAGTCAGATTGCCGACAAGGACCGTGTCTTTCCAGGTGATGGCGTCTGTCCATTGGTGTCGATCATCGCCGGTCTGATCGATCGCGGCTTTTGTGGGACTTTTTCACTGGAGCTTTTCAATCCAGACTACTGGAAACAAGACGCCGCCGATGTTGCCCGTGAAGGTTACGAAAAGTCACGAAAGGTTGTGGCGGCGGCCGTTGCCGAAAGCAAACTTTCCAAGGAGTCCTGA
- a CDS encoding ABC transporter ATP-binding protein encodes MTELIARKLRHVAPDTNRVLLDDLEIQVSGSDRIGLAGPSGSGKSTLLRSLAFLECRTIGSIDLDGTRIQQGDVPRYRRDVAYLAQRPGFVAGTVEDNLRLPFQFHAASQDHSANPEFDRSAAVDRLKAFGRSNAFLDQDVATLSGGERQIASLIRSMLINPRILLLDEPTSALDADATAVVENVMQDWLQASGDRAWVWISHDANQLNRIANRTWTMNEGKLR; translated from the coding sequence TTGACCGAACTGATCGCACGAAAGTTACGGCACGTCGCCCCGGACACGAATCGGGTTTTGCTGGACGATCTGGAAATCCAGGTCAGCGGTTCGGATCGAATCGGATTGGCCGGTCCCAGTGGCAGTGGAAAGTCCACGCTACTTCGCAGCCTTGCCTTTCTGGAATGCCGCACGATAGGGTCGATCGATCTGGACGGAACCCGAATCCAACAAGGTGACGTACCGCGATATCGACGTGACGTCGCCTACTTGGCTCAGCGACCAGGGTTTGTGGCCGGCACCGTCGAAGACAACCTACGACTGCCGTTTCAATTCCATGCGGCCAGCCAGGATCATTCCGCCAACCCAGAGTTTGACCGATCTGCGGCGGTGGATCGCTTGAAGGCGTTCGGTCGTTCCAACGCTTTTCTGGATCAGGATGTCGCAACCCTGAGCGGCGGCGAACGTCAAATTGCTTCATTGATTCGAAGCATGCTGATCAATCCAAGAATTTTGTTATTGGATGAACCGACATCGGCGCTAGACGCCGACGCGACCGCCGTCGTGGAAAACGTGATGCAAGATTGGCTGCAGGCATCCGGTGACCGCGCATGGGTCTGGATCAGTCACGACGCGAACCAATTGAACCGGATTGCGAACCGGACTTGGACGATGAATGAAGGTAAGCTGCGATGA
- a CDS encoding HEAT repeat domain-containing protein: MKSHLSFRWPRDRRHRHRPRRQSPLLFVLSLLCLACPWVSADDANSAKPDDRLTVDVVAGRTADDWVGELDSTDRTDRLRALRSLAPMGVSVAPQVGRCLEHDDAAMRYLACSILGDLGPEAVKPFSNTLKRMVKTDPMKSTQMAAAYALCRGGEMEQYLATLTDRLEYPERGMACCAAELIGRLGPDAKDAVPALQKAYRTHKPGGGGDYHIGGAAKNALRKLGAVD, encoded by the coding sequence ATGAAATCACACCTCTCCTTCCGCTGGCCGCGGGACCGCCGACATCGGCACCGTCCGCGACGTCAGTCACCATTGTTGTTTGTCCTGAGTCTTTTGTGCCTTGCCTGTCCTTGGGTATCAGCCGACGACGCGAATTCGGCGAAGCCGGATGATCGATTGACCGTCGATGTCGTGGCCGGTCGCACCGCCGATGACTGGGTGGGCGAATTGGATTCAACCGATCGAACCGATCGACTGCGGGCGTTGCGATCCCTGGCTCCCATGGGCGTCTCCGTCGCGCCGCAGGTTGGCCGATGCCTGGAACACGATGATGCTGCGATGCGATACCTGGCGTGCAGCATTCTGGGCGACCTGGGCCCCGAAGCGGTCAAGCCGTTCAGCAACACTCTGAAACGCATGGTCAAAACGGACCCGATGAAGTCGACGCAGATGGCTGCGGCCTACGCGCTGTGCCGTGGTGGAGAGATGGAGCAGTACTTGGCAACACTGACCGATCGCTTGGAATATCCCGAACGTGGCATGGCGTGCTGTGCGGCGGAACTGATCGGCCGGTTGGGTCCCGATGCCAAAGACGCCGTGCCCGCGTTGCAGAAGGCTTACCGAACACACAAGCCGGGTGGTGGCGGTGACTATCACATTGGCGGTGCCGCCAAGAACGCACTTCGCAAATTGGGAGCGGTGGACTGA
- a CDS encoding DinB family protein yields MSMMAKAIAESGQHCMNYARQLLQDIPASQFARFARLGDTVVASNHPAFIFGHLSLYGSRVVDELGGDASAVMPTDRYNELFSPAAECVDDPDGTIYPPMDEITERFFASYTSAVDALRQADDATLSAVNPNERGRAKFATMGSMHAFYLGGHLMIHLGQLSAWRRMQGLGQASKPAFAAGSPKS; encoded by the coding sequence ATGTCAATGATGGCCAAAGCAATCGCCGAAAGCGGCCAGCACTGTATGAATTACGCTCGACAGCTGCTGCAAGATATTCCTGCCTCGCAGTTTGCACGATTCGCACGGTTGGGTGACACCGTGGTGGCGTCCAATCATCCGGCGTTCATTTTCGGTCACCTAAGTTTGTACGGATCGCGCGTGGTGGATGAACTGGGGGGCGACGCGTCGGCCGTCATGCCAACCGATCGATACAACGAACTGTTTTCGCCCGCGGCGGAATGCGTCGACGATCCCGACGGAACAATTTATCCGCCCATGGATGAAATCACCGAACGGTTCTTTGCCAGTTACACTTCCGCGGTCGATGCGCTTCGCCAGGCCGATGACGCAACCCTGTCGGCGGTCAATCCGAACGAACGTGGTCGCGCCAAGTTTGCGACAATGGGATCCATGCACGCGTTCTATTTGGGCGGGCACTTGATGATCCACTTGGGCCAGCTAAGTGCTTGGCGGCGGATGCAGGGCCTGGGTCAGGCCAGCAAACCCGCTTTTGCCGCCGGTTCGCCAAAGAGTTGA
- the hrpB gene encoding ATP-dependent helicase HrpB, with the protein MPLPIDEVLPRILSSIQAARPVVLKAPPGAGKTTGIPPVLLKEGIQQFGQILLIQPRRLAARSAARRIASTLGEIVGDRIGYHVRFDRRTGTRNELVAMTPGMLLRRLNDDPLLDSVGCVLLDEFHERSLELDLCLGMLHRIRTTLRDDLRLVVMSATLDPDPIVDFLGEGDAVVSQGRSYPVDIRYRPMQSRQRTEDAVADLLPEVRDATDGDVLVFLPGVGEIKRASRRLAHLASSLGYEVAELYGDLSPEQQDRVLRPADRRKVVLSTNVAETSVTIPGVTAVIDGGQAKVMTFHAAVGLPRLQRQPISVASADQRAGRAGRTQPGIAYRLWPEAMNRSRPAYDVPESRRSDLCQTVLILSRWGEIDVASFPWIDPPPSKSVDQAKALLRQLGAIDQGSKMTSDGYRMSNMPLHPRLSKLIASANRWNVLWPACLTAAMLSERPSLANADSGSDSPNRSASGDASVSSGWAENDLADAVDRLQTLSNQKTQRSGVEAQIIRVARRLEKIARSNRDAAPAHDESAAKLPVGQRLARALLSAFPDRIARRRDTASAQGVMIGGSGVRLTPSSTVANSALFLCIDVDSGDTEAKVRSAVGIQLDWLDDERVSQVDEAEFDPSTESLVMRRRIYVQDLLISETPIKCVPNESTAEVLLGEYLKRYGWCPPDCHDSVNEFVARVEFLRSNTPELELPPIGREQIEPTLRMLCAQHIRLSSVVDASWIDFLRAVYTYEQLRQIDHNAPDSLTVPGGSQRKIDYSEADRPTMSVKPQELFGWTESPRLAMSRVALRFQLLAPNGRPQQLTDDLASFWKNTYPQVRKDLRGRYPKHHWPEDPLTAAATRNGLKPR; encoded by the coding sequence ATGCCACTGCCGATCGATGAAGTGCTGCCCAGGATCCTTTCATCGATCCAAGCGGCAAGGCCTGTGGTTCTGAAAGCCCCGCCGGGCGCCGGCAAAACGACCGGCATACCGCCGGTGTTGCTGAAAGAAGGGATTCAACAGTTCGGTCAAATCTTGTTGATCCAGCCACGGCGTTTGGCAGCGCGGAGCGCGGCCAGGCGGATCGCATCGACGTTGGGTGAAATCGTCGGTGATCGCATTGGTTACCACGTGCGTTTTGACCGTCGCACCGGGACGCGCAACGAACTGGTTGCGATGACGCCGGGCATGCTTCTGCGGCGACTCAACGACGATCCGCTTTTAGATTCGGTCGGCTGCGTCTTGCTGGATGAATTTCACGAGCGGTCGTTGGAATTGGATCTATGTCTGGGCATGCTGCACCGAATTCGAACCACGCTGCGGGATGACCTGCGGTTGGTCGTCATGTCGGCGACCTTGGATCCCGATCCCATCGTTGACTTTTTGGGCGAGGGTGACGCGGTGGTCAGCCAGGGTCGATCGTATCCGGTGGATATTCGCTATCGGCCGATGCAATCGCGTCAGCGAACCGAAGATGCCGTGGCCGATTTGTTGCCCGAGGTCCGCGATGCCACCGATGGCGATGTTCTGGTATTCCTTCCCGGCGTGGGCGAAATCAAACGTGCATCCCGACGCTTGGCTCACCTGGCATCATCCTTGGGTTACGAGGTCGCAGAACTGTACGGCGATCTGTCGCCGGAGCAACAGGACCGTGTGCTTCGGCCGGCCGATCGTCGCAAAGTAGTGTTGTCGACCAATGTCGCTGAAACTTCCGTAACGATACCGGGCGTCACCGCGGTCATCGACGGAGGTCAAGCCAAAGTCATGACGTTTCATGCAGCGGTAGGATTGCCGCGACTGCAGCGACAGCCGATATCGGTTGCTTCGGCCGATCAACGTGCCGGCCGAGCAGGGCGCACCCAACCGGGAATCGCCTATCGACTGTGGCCCGAAGCGATGAACCGGTCCCGTCCCGCCTACGATGTCCCCGAGAGTCGGCGAAGCGATCTTTGTCAGACCGTCTTGATCTTATCGCGTTGGGGAGAAATCGACGTTGCGTCGTTTCCATGGATCGACCCGCCACCGTCGAAATCGGTCGATCAAGCAAAAGCGCTGCTTCGCCAGTTGGGTGCAATCGATCAAGGCAGCAAAATGACGTCCGATGGCTATCGCATGTCGAACATGCCATTGCACCCGAGGCTGTCGAAACTGATCGCATCCGCGAATCGTTGGAATGTGTTATGGCCCGCTTGCCTGACCGCCGCAATGCTAAGCGAACGCCCATCGCTGGCGAATGCGGATTCCGGATCTGATTCACCAAACAGATCGGCTTCCGGGGATGCATCCGTATCCAGCGGTTGGGCCGAAAACGATTTGGCCGATGCCGTCGATCGCTTGCAAACACTGTCGAACCAGAAAACACAACGCTCCGGCGTCGAAGCCCAGATCATTCGCGTCGCACGGCGATTGGAAAAGATCGCTCGAAGCAATCGTGATGCGGCCCCCGCCCACGACGAATCAGCAGCCAAGCTGCCGGTGGGTCAACGTTTGGCCCGGGCTTTGTTGTCGGCGTTTCCCGACCGGATCGCCCGGCGTCGTGACACGGCAAGTGCCCAAGGTGTGATGATCGGAGGTAGCGGCGTGCGGCTGACGCCGTCCAGCACCGTCGCGAATTCCGCGTTGTTCCTGTGCATCGACGTTGACAGTGGCGATACAGAAGCCAAAGTTCGTTCGGCGGTCGGCATCCAACTGGATTGGCTGGACGACGAACGGGTTTCGCAAGTCGACGAAGCCGAATTCGATCCATCGACCGAATCGCTAGTGATGCGGCGAAGAATCTATGTCCAAGACCTGTTGATCAGCGAAACCCCTATCAAGTGCGTTCCCAATGAATCCACGGCCGAGGTTTTGCTAGGTGAGTACCTGAAGCGATACGGCTGGTGCCCACCCGATTGCCACGACAGCGTCAACGAATTTGTTGCACGTGTTGAGTTCCTGCGGAGCAACACTCCGGAACTTGAACTGCCGCCGATCGGCCGTGAACAGATCGAACCAACCCTACGAATGCTATGTGCACAACACATTCGACTTTCATCGGTTGTCGATGCTTCATGGATCGATTTTCTGCGAGCGGTCTATACCTACGAACAACTGCGACAGATTGACCACAATGCTCCTGACAGCCTGACAGTTCCCGGCGGATCACAACGCAAAATCGACTATTCCGAAGCGGATCGACCCACCATGTCCGTCAAGCCGCAGGAATTGTTCGGCTGGACCGAATCGCCCCGATTGGCAATGTCACGTGTGGCGTTACGATTTCAGCTTCTCGCCCCCAACGGCCGACCACAGCAATTGACCGACGACTTGGCCAGCTTTTGGAAGAACACCTATCCGCAAGTCCGCAAAGACCTGCGAGGGCGATATCCCAAACATCATTGGCCCGAGGACCCGTTGACGGCAGCGGCCACACGAAACGGATTGAAGCCACGCTGA